Proteins encoded by one window of Serratia nevei:
- a CDS encoding NADPH-dependent FMN reductase, which yields MSDQALKIVTLLGSLRKGSYNAMVARALPGLAPQGVTIEALPSIRDIPLYDADMQQGEGFPAAVEAIAEQIRQADGVIIVTPEYNYSVPGGLKNAIDWLSRLPNQPLAGKPVAIQTSSMGPIGGARCQYHLRQILVFLDAMVMNKPEFMGGVIQSKVDEQAGELSDQGTLDFLTGQLSAFSDFIRRVE from the coding sequence ATGTCAGACCAAGCCTTGAAAATCGTCACTCTGCTCGGCAGCCTGCGCAAAGGCTCCTACAACGCCATGGTGGCCCGTGCCCTGCCTGGGCTGGCCCCACAAGGCGTCACCATTGAAGCGCTGCCTTCCATCCGCGATATCCCGCTGTACGACGCCGACATGCAACAGGGTGAAGGCTTCCCTGCCGCTGTCGAGGCGATCGCCGAACAGATCCGCCAGGCCGACGGCGTGATCATCGTCACCCCTGAATATAACTATTCCGTGCCCGGCGGGTTGAAGAACGCCATCGACTGGCTGTCTCGCTTGCCGAATCAGCCGCTGGCCGGCAAGCCGGTCGCCATTCAAACCAGCTCGATGGGGCCGATCGGCGGCGCGCGCTGCCAATACCACCTGCGCCAGATCCTGGTGTTCCTCGATGCGATGGTAATGAACAAGCCTGAGTTCATGGGCGGCGTGATCCAGAGCAAGGTCGATGAACAGGCCGGTGAACTGAGCGATCAGGGAACGCTGGATTTCCTGACCGGCCAGCTGTCCGCGTTCAGCGATTTTATTCGCCGCGTGGAGTGA
- a CDS encoding 4'-phosphopantetheinyl transferase family protein produces the protein MACHFARWTPASAVLDTQRLSDEVIAATRTFSVKRRTRYLQGRILLAEMMFYLYGLPTLPPIATTPTGRPCFADHQLPDFSLAYASNTVGVLLSDEGKVGLDIEVMRARGTRQSALQHAHQTPAESAWIGAQDDRLEAETQLWSIRQSVLKISGLGNSGQATLRLHPFSGHLRSSATPDVQVMSDADEYLSWACAGSPGLDRLLCWRYEERRGLHKDGEISPRSPAVSSRFVKLTGLKTPG, from the coding sequence ATGGCGTGTCATTTTGCCCGCTGGACCCCGGCCTCCGCTGTCCTGGATACCCAAAGACTCTCCGACGAAGTGATAGCCGCCACCCGCACCTTTTCCGTTAAACGCCGCACGCGCTACCTGCAAGGGCGCATTCTGCTCGCCGAAATGATGTTCTATCTGTACGGCCTGCCGACGCTGCCCCCCATCGCCACCACGCCGACCGGCCGCCCCTGTTTCGCCGATCATCAGTTGCCCGATTTCAGCCTCGCTTACGCCAGCAACACCGTGGGCGTGCTGCTCAGCGACGAGGGCAAAGTCGGACTGGATATCGAAGTGATGCGCGCGCGCGGCACCCGGCAAAGCGCGCTGCAACACGCGCATCAGACGCCGGCAGAAAGTGCCTGGATCGGCGCGCAGGACGATCGGCTGGAGGCAGAGACTCAGCTGTGGAGCATCCGGCAAAGCGTGCTGAAAATTTCCGGCCTCGGCAACAGCGGCCAGGCTACGCTGCGTCTGCATCCCTTCTCCGGCCACCTGCGCTCCAGCGCCACGCCGGACGTTCAGGTGATGAGCGACGCCGACGAATACCTGAGCTGGGCCTGCGCCGGCAGCCCCGGCCTGGACCGCCTGCTGTGCTGGCGCTACGAAGAGCGCCGCGGCCTGCACAAAGACGGGGAAATCTCGCCGCGCAGCCCGGCGGTATCCTCGCGCTTCGTTAAACTGACGGGCCTGAAGACGCCCGGTTAA